Proteins from one Paenibacillus amylolyticus genomic window:
- a CDS encoding MarR family transcriptional regulator, translating to MNTPDAGSLVNRYLDASFLVTKRFDTQIRERVGQILTMDQFCSLRLINEKKSCTPSDLAELLCIGKSSITALVNKLVDRDLVHRAGDERDRRVVYLTLTETGSQVYRETEQQIQQILEPYLVHFTAEEVRNFIESFEKLAALLSHEGGRENE from the coding sequence ATGAACACACCGGATGCTGGAAGTTTGGTTAACCGATATTTGGATGCTTCTTTCCTGGTAACCAAACGGTTTGATACCCAGATACGTGAACGTGTAGGTCAGATTTTGACGATGGATCAATTCTGTTCACTACGACTCATTAATGAGAAGAAGTCTTGTACACCCTCTGACCTTGCAGAGCTTCTGTGCATTGGCAAGAGCAGCATTACGGCTCTGGTCAACAAGCTGGTGGATCGTGATCTGGTACATCGGGCCGGAGATGAACGTGACCGTAGGGTCGTGTATTTGACTCTGACAGAGACCGGAAGCCAGGTGTACAGGGAGACAGAACAGCAAATACAGCAGATTCTGGAGCCGTATCTGGTTCATTTTACTGCGGAAGAGGTTCGTAATTTCATTGAATCTTTTGAGAAGCTTGCAGCTCTGTTATCGCATGAAGGAGGACGGGAGAACGAATGA
- a CDS encoding alpha/beta hydrolase gives MCVYIRGRELTFQLKQLYRLPAFPFIPVTSLISRWKAGYSFREASALKQLAKVNVPVLFIHGEADMFVPTEMVYRLYEACPTEKELLTVPRAGHGTAFQVDRTGYERTLESFMKKNLNNT, from the coding sequence TTGTGCGTATACATCCGTGGAAGAGAACTGACGTTCCAGTTAAAGCAATTATACAGGCTTCCTGCATTTCCGTTTATACCTGTCACGAGTCTGATCTCCCGGTGGAAGGCAGGGTATTCCTTCAGAGAGGCTTCGGCGCTCAAGCAACTTGCCAAAGTTAACGTTCCTGTGCTGTTCATCCATGGTGAGGCTGATATGTTTGTACCCACCGAAATGGTGTACAGGTTGTATGAAGCTTGCCCAACCGAAAAGGAATTGCTGACTGTCCCTCGGGCGGGTCATGGCACAGCGTTTCAAGTGGATCGTACTGGATATGAGCGGACACTCGAATCCTTCATGAAGAAAAATCTAAATAATACATAA
- a CDS encoding class I SAM-dependent methyltransferase, giving the protein MGNEQFEAARKAEAGYHSNFYQNHELFASGTWMSRPMPMVMDMLERLLVHKDELRVLDLGCGIGRHTIPIAQRLAQTNSEVIGVDLLDEAIDGLRKYAKEYQVDHLVKAVKADVEHYAIEPNYFDYIAACSCLEHVSNKQAFLEALERLQAGTRTGGIHCITMSTNVEEKEMNSGREIEPLIELNLPTAEAIAILEKAYKGWNILLQEHVTQTIEEEKYDEPTQFRCELLRFAVQKQ; this is encoded by the coding sequence ATGGGAAATGAACAATTTGAGGCTGCACGAAAAGCAGAGGCAGGTTATCATTCGAACTTCTATCAGAATCATGAATTATTCGCCTCTGGCACTTGGATGTCCAGGCCAATGCCTATGGTTATGGATATGCTGGAACGTTTACTTGTTCACAAGGATGAACTTCGTGTCCTCGATCTGGGATGCGGCATAGGAAGGCATACGATACCCATTGCACAGCGTCTTGCACAAACGAACAGTGAAGTCATCGGTGTGGATTTGCTCGACGAGGCCATAGATGGACTTCGCAAGTATGCGAAAGAATATCAGGTGGATCATCTCGTGAAGGCTGTAAAAGCAGATGTTGAGCATTATGCCATTGAGCCGAATTATTTTGACTATATAGCTGCTTGCTCATGTCTGGAACATGTATCTAATAAACAAGCTTTCTTGGAAGCGTTAGAGCGATTGCAAGCAGGAACCCGCACAGGTGGCATTCATTGTATTACGATGAGTACCAATGTGGAAGAAAAAGAAATGAACTCAGGCCGTGAGATTGAGCCGTTAATTGAGCTGAACCTGCCAACAGCCGAAGCAATTGCTATACTGGAGAAGGCATATAAAGGCTGGAATATTCTGCTTCAGGAGCATGTCACCCAGACGATTGAAGAGGAAAAGTATGATGAGCCGACACAATTTCGGTGTGAACTGCTTCGTTTTGCTGTGCAAAAGCAATAA
- a CDS encoding GNAT family N-acetyltransferase, translating into MNLKSRIEEPVVQELLSYSVFPDPDHLKRALKQYVENDKLYLAGYEAEEQLIGLIGYEHTGSSEVTIHHIAVLPENRLKNYGRGMISQLLEKYNPDTLIAETDLEAVEFYRNTGFVVYSLGERYPGVERFRCVLEKEEDTDEE; encoded by the coding sequence ATGAATTTGAAATCACGCATAGAGGAGCCGGTAGTGCAGGAGCTGTTATCTTATTCGGTCTTTCCTGATCCGGATCATCTGAAACGTGCGTTGAAACAATATGTAGAGAATGACAAACTGTATCTGGCCGGATACGAAGCAGAGGAGCAATTGATCGGTCTGATCGGTTATGAGCATACAGGCTCCAGCGAGGTTACGATCCACCATATTGCCGTTCTGCCAGAGAACCGCCTCAAAAATTATGGTCGGGGTATGATTTCACAGCTGCTGGAGAAATACAATCCGGATACTTTGATTGCAGAGACGGATCTGGAGGCCGTGGAGTTTTACCGAAATACGGGATTCGTCGTATATAGTCTGGGCGAACGATATCCAGGTGTAGAGCGGTTCCGTTGTGTGCTTGAAAAAGAAGAAGACACAGACGAAGAGTAA